The Sorangiineae bacterium MSr11367 genome window below encodes:
- a CDS encoding 2-isopropylmalate synthase: MGNYVRIFDTTLRDGEQSPGATMTSSEKLEIAKALSRLGVDVIEAGFPAASPDDLAAVRAIAEHVGREPIEGRPSSEPPSIVGLARATKGDIDAAWEGIKRAKHPCLHTFLSTSDLHMKHKLRMSREQVLAKIAEQVAYAKSLCNQIEFSPEDAGRTDPEFLYQVLDVAIRAGATVLNIPDTVGYTTPDEFGGIISGIFANVPNIDSVIVSVHCHNDLGLATANTLAGIRAGARQAEVTINGIGERAGNTSLEEVVMTLATRAPKFNLTTGIDTTQLTRVSRMVSTATGIVVQPNKAVVGANAFAHESGIHQDGMLKHEATYEIMRPESVGVTQTNLVLGKHSGRAALSARLNAMGYSFDGPALDRVFARFKALADRRKQVHDADLEALIHDEVGPDIESFQLEGLLVGCGTMGMPTATVRLRCPDGKVRVHAAVGTGPVDAAYKAVDAIVSTNADLLEFTIRSVTEGIDALGEVAVRIRERDEHEGVRAQHSGPEKRVFHGTGADTDIIVASVKAYLRAQNKLVQATGGEWDAPSSRDVVVHSEAVQAAVASSRAS; the protein is encoded by the coding sequence ATGGGCAACTACGTACGCATTTTCGATACGACGCTACGAGATGGGGAACAGTCGCCTGGGGCGACGATGACTTCGAGCGAGAAGCTCGAGATCGCCAAAGCGCTTTCACGCCTCGGCGTGGATGTGATCGAGGCGGGCTTTCCCGCAGCGTCGCCCGACGATCTTGCGGCCGTACGCGCAATCGCCGAGCACGTGGGTAGAGAACCGATCGAGGGCCGGCCTTCCTCCGAGCCGCCCTCGATCGTCGGACTGGCGCGCGCCACCAAAGGTGACATCGACGCCGCGTGGGAAGGCATCAAGCGGGCGAAGCACCCGTGCCTGCACACGTTCCTATCCACGTCCGATTTGCACATGAAGCACAAATTGCGGATGTCGCGCGAACAGGTCCTCGCGAAGATCGCGGAGCAGGTGGCCTACGCGAAGTCGCTCTGCAATCAGATCGAGTTTAGCCCCGAGGATGCAGGCCGCACGGATCCGGAGTTCCTTTACCAGGTACTCGACGTGGCGATCCGCGCCGGGGCGACGGTGCTCAACATTCCCGACACCGTCGGATACACCACGCCGGACGAGTTCGGCGGGATCATCTCGGGCATTTTCGCCAATGTGCCGAACATCGACAGTGTGATCGTGTCGGTGCATTGCCACAACGACCTGGGCCTCGCGACGGCGAATACGCTGGCGGGCATCCGGGCCGGTGCGCGGCAGGCGGAGGTGACCATCAACGGCATCGGCGAGCGCGCGGGCAATACGTCGCTCGAAGAAGTGGTGATGACCCTCGCCACGCGTGCGCCCAAGTTCAATTTGACGACGGGCATCGACACGACGCAGCTCACCCGCGTGAGCCGCATGGTGAGCACGGCCACGGGCATCGTCGTCCAGCCGAACAAGGCCGTCGTCGGCGCCAATGCGTTCGCGCACGAGTCGGGCATTCACCAAGACGGCATGCTGAAGCACGAGGCCACGTACGAGATCATGCGCCCCGAATCGGTGGGCGTGACCCAAACGAACCTCGTTCTGGGCAAGCACTCGGGCCGCGCGGCGCTCTCGGCGCGATTGAATGCGATGGGTTACTCGTTCGACGGGCCGGCGCTCGATCGCGTGTTCGCGCGCTTCAAGGCGCTCGCCGATCGTCGCAAGCAAGTGCACGACGCGGACCTGGAGGCACTCATCCACGACGAGGTGGGACCGGACATCGAGTCCTTCCAGCTCGAAGGGCTCCTCGTCGGTTGCGGCACCATGGGCATGCCGACCGCGACGGTGCGTCTGCGTTGCCCGGACGGCAAGGTGCGTGTGCACGCGGCCGTCGGCACGGGCCCGGTGGACGCGGCCTACAAGGCCGTCGATGCCATCGTGTCGACCAATGCCGACCTCCTCGAGTTCACCATCCGCTCCGTGACCGAGGGCATCGATGCGCTCGGTGAGGTGGCGGTGCGCATCCGCGAACGCGATGAGCACGAGGGTGTGCGGGCTCAGCATTCCGGGCCGGAGAAGCGCGTTTTCCACGGTACCGGTGCCGACACGGACATCATCGTGGCCAGCGTGAAGGCCTACCTGCGCGCGCAGAACAAGCTCGTCCAGGCGACGGGTGGCGAGTGGGATGCGCCTTCTTCGCGCGACGTGGTGGTACATTCCGAGGCCGTACAGGCGGCAGTCGCGTCCTCGCGCGCCTCCTGA
- the ilvD gene encoding dihydroxy-acid dehydratase produces the protein MRSDTLKKGSARAPARAMLKGAGYTDQDLEKPLVGIANTWTEVTPCNVHLRRLAEMVKEGVRAAGGTPVEFNTIAVSDGITMGTEGMRGSLISREVVADSIELFVMSHMLDGVVALSGCDKTIPATVMALARLDVPSLMLYGGPIAPGRFEGRDVTIQDVFEAVGAHAAGRMTSAQLKVLEDNACPGAGACGGQFTANTMSVAITMLGLSPMGVNEVPATDPHKDVVARECGALVMDLIAKDRRPSHLLTRQAFENAIASVAATAGSTNGVLHLLAIAAEAGIALAIDDFDPISARTPVLTDLKPGGRYTAVDMYRHGGVRLLTKRMLDAGLIKDGPTCTGRTLREEADLYREDLEADGDDPKVIRTVDEPVKKRGGFAILRGDLAPEGCVVKLAGHDRNEHSGEARVFDSEEEAFAAVQAGQIRAGDVVIIRYEGPRGGPGMREMLAVTAAIVGQGLSDSVALITDGRFSGATYGLMAGHVSPEAALGGPIAFVRSGDKVTLNVAMRRIDVDADLAARAKDGLPRRASRYPRGVIAKYAALVSSASEGAVTRPPQDKEVQKGKGAGAS, from the coding sequence ATGCGCAGCGATACATTGAAAAAGGGGAGTGCCAGGGCACCCGCGCGCGCCATGCTGAAGGGGGCCGGGTATACCGACCAAGATCTGGAAAAACCGCTGGTTGGCATCGCCAACACGTGGACTGAAGTCACGCCTTGCAACGTTCACCTGCGCCGCCTTGCGGAGATGGTGAAAGAGGGGGTGCGCGCTGCAGGCGGCACCCCCGTCGAGTTTAATACGATTGCAGTTTCCGACGGCATCACCATGGGAACGGAGGGAATGCGCGGTTCCCTCATCTCGCGCGAGGTGGTCGCCGACTCGATCGAGCTCTTCGTGATGTCGCACATGCTGGACGGCGTCGTCGCGCTCTCCGGATGCGACAAAACCATTCCCGCCACGGTCATGGCGTTGGCGCGGCTGGATGTTCCGTCGCTCATGCTTTATGGCGGTCCCATTGCACCGGGGCGCTTCGAAGGGCGCGACGTCACCATTCAAGACGTGTTCGAAGCCGTGGGCGCACACGCCGCCGGCCGCATGACCAGCGCACAACTCAAGGTGCTCGAGGACAATGCCTGTCCGGGCGCGGGTGCCTGTGGCGGCCAATTCACCGCGAACACCATGTCGGTCGCCATCACCATGCTGGGCCTCTCGCCCATGGGCGTGAACGAAGTGCCCGCGACCGATCCGCACAAAGACGTGGTCGCCCGCGAATGCGGCGCCCTCGTGATGGATCTCATCGCCAAGGATCGGCGTCCGAGCCACCTGCTCACGCGCCAGGCCTTCGAGAACGCCATTGCATCCGTCGCCGCCACGGCCGGATCCACCAACGGCGTGCTCCATCTCCTGGCCATCGCCGCCGAGGCCGGAATTGCTCTCGCCATCGACGATTTCGATCCCATCTCCGCCCGCACGCCGGTGCTGACCGACTTGAAGCCCGGCGGCCGCTACACCGCCGTCGATATGTACCGGCACGGCGGCGTGCGCCTCCTGACCAAGCGGATGCTCGACGCGGGCCTCATTAAAGATGGCCCCACGTGCACCGGGCGCACCCTGCGGGAAGAAGCGGATCTCTACCGCGAGGACCTCGAGGCCGACGGAGACGATCCCAAGGTGATCCGCACCGTCGACGAGCCGGTGAAGAAGCGCGGCGGTTTCGCCATCCTGCGCGGTGATCTCGCCCCCGAGGGCTGCGTGGTGAAGTTGGCGGGCCACGACCGCAACGAACACTCCGGCGAGGCGCGCGTGTTCGACAGCGAAGAAGAAGCGTTCGCCGCCGTGCAGGCCGGGCAAATCCGCGCGGGCGATGTCGTCATCATACGTTACGAAGGTCCGCGCGGCGGTCCCGGCATGCGTGAGATGCTCGCGGTCACCGCAGCCATCGTGGGGCAGGGGCTCTCCGACTCGGTGGCGCTCATCACCGACGGCCGGTTCAGCGGCGCCACGTACGGATTGATGGCCGGCCACGTCTCACCGGAGGCTGCACTGGGCGGCCCCATCGCGTTCGTGCGCAGCGGCGACAAGGTCACCTTGAACGTGGCCATGCGAAGGATCGACGTCGATGCCGATCTCGCCGCACGCGCGAAAGACGGATTGCCGAGGCGAGCATCCCGCTACCCGCGGGGTGTCATCGCCAAATACGCAGCACTGGTTTCGTCTGCGTCGGAAGGGGCCGTGACCCGTCCGCCGCAAGACAAAGAAGTCCAAAAGGGAAAAGGAGCAGGGGCATCATGA
- the leuD gene encoding 3-isopropylmalate dehydratase small subunit, producing the protein MRAFDVVTSTVVPLLADDVDTDQIIPARFLKVTDKKGLGASLFADWRTRPDFVLNRPEVQGSEILLAGNNFGCGSSREHAPWALTDWGIRAVIARSFADIFRQNSLKNGLVPVALGDDAHAKVVAASAADPKLRITVDLPNLRISLPDGSTFPFVIEPFSKHCLENGLDELGYILSLSDRIAAYEAEKSF; encoded by the coding sequence ATGAGGGCGTTCGACGTGGTGACCTCCACCGTCGTCCCGCTCTTGGCGGACGACGTCGACACCGACCAGATCATCCCCGCGCGCTTCCTCAAGGTGACGGACAAGAAGGGCCTTGGGGCGAGCCTGTTCGCCGACTGGCGCACCCGCCCCGACTTCGTCTTGAATCGCCCCGAAGTGCAGGGCTCCGAGATTCTGCTCGCGGGCAACAACTTCGGCTGTGGCTCGTCGCGCGAGCACGCTCCGTGGGCGCTCACCGATTGGGGCATCCGCGCGGTCATTGCGCGTTCCTTCGCGGACATCTTCCGTCAGAACTCGCTGAAGAATGGCCTCGTGCCGGTGGCGCTGGGCGACGATGCTCATGCGAAGGTCGTGGCGGCCAGTGCGGCGGATCCCAAGCTTCGCATCACCGTCGATCTCCCGAACCTGCGCATCTCCCTTCCGGATGGCTCGACGTTTCCATTCGTCATCGAGCCGTTCTCGAAGCACTGCCTCGAAAACGGTTTGGACGAACTGGGATATATCCTCTCGCTTTCGGATCGCATTGCGGCCTATGAAGCAGAGAAGTCCTTTTGA
- the ilvN gene encoding acetolactate synthase small subunit, with protein sequence MAKPSLRTFIAYVEDLPGVLNRVTSLFRRRGYNIESLTVGRTQKEHVSRMTIVMEADDDAARRIEANLYKLVNVLRVEDTTHTATVSRELAMIKVHAGKETRPHIMQVCEVFRARVIDVGVSALICEITGTGDKIDGLVEVLRPFGILEMVRTGAVAMMRGADALEDSDVDPSGVHELPRDAA encoded by the coding sequence ATGGCTAAACCAAGTTTGCGAACCTTCATTGCATATGTGGAAGACCTACCGGGTGTCTTGAACCGCGTGACGTCGCTCTTTCGACGCCGTGGTTACAACATCGAGTCGCTGACGGTAGGGCGTACGCAAAAAGAACACGTTTCGCGCATGACGATCGTCATGGAGGCCGACGACGACGCTGCCCGCCGCATCGAGGCGAATCTTTACAAGCTCGTCAACGTTCTCCGCGTCGAAGACACCACGCACACGGCAACGGTCAGTCGCGAGCTCGCGATGATCAAAGTGCACGCCGGCAAAGAGACGCGCCCGCACATCATGCAGGTTTGCGAAGTGTTTCGCGCCCGTGTCATCGACGTGGGTGTGTCCGCTTTGATCTGTGAGATCACGGGAACGGGCGACAAGATCGACGGTCTCGTGGAAGTGCTTCGCCCCTTTGGGATTCTCGAAATGGTAAGAACGGGTGCAGTCGCCATGATGCGCGGCGCAGACGCACTCGAGGATTCGGACGTGGATCCGTCGGGCGTACACGAACTCCCGCGTGATGCAGCCTGA
- the leuB gene encoding 3-isopropylmalate dehydrogenase: protein MTKKIVLLPGDGVGPEVVREARAVLEQVGRTFGHTFEFSEHAIGGAAIDSHDDPLPKSTLDACKAADAVLLGAVGGPKWDDPKRKVRPEQGLLGLRRGLGLYANLRPVRVHPKLAAASPLKADKVEGVDILFVRELTGGLYFGEPRFREQLEGKVRAVDTLEYTDEEVRRVVRLAFRLAGPRRKRVTSVDKANVIETSRLWRETATEVHKEFPDVALEHQLVDSCAMRLITAARSFDVIVTENMFGDILTDEASVLAGSLGLLPSASLGDGTNGVYEPIHGSAPDIAGKDIANPTGTILSAAMLLRHSLGLTAEAEAVERAVDDVINSGARTADMAGAGGESLSTSAFGQRVLGAIRK from the coding sequence GTGACCAAGAAAATCGTTCTTTTGCCCGGCGATGGCGTCGGGCCGGAAGTGGTTCGCGAAGCACGCGCCGTGCTCGAGCAGGTGGGTCGTACGTTCGGGCACACGTTCGAGTTCTCCGAGCACGCCATCGGCGGGGCCGCCATCGATTCGCACGACGATCCGCTGCCCAAGTCGACCTTGGACGCGTGCAAGGCGGCGGACGCGGTGCTGCTCGGCGCCGTGGGCGGCCCCAAGTGGGACGATCCGAAGCGCAAGGTGCGCCCGGAGCAGGGGCTTCTCGGCTTGCGCCGCGGCCTCGGGCTCTACGCGAACTTGCGGCCGGTGCGCGTGCATCCGAAGCTCGCCGCGGCCTCGCCGCTCAAGGCCGACAAGGTCGAGGGCGTGGACATCCTCTTCGTGCGTGAGCTCACGGGCGGCCTGTACTTCGGCGAGCCGCGTTTCCGCGAGCAGCTCGAGGGCAAAGTCCGCGCGGTCGACACGCTCGAGTACACGGACGAAGAAGTCCGACGCGTGGTTCGCCTGGCCTTCCGCCTCGCGGGACCGCGGCGCAAGCGCGTGACGTCGGTCGACAAGGCCAACGTCATCGAGACCTCGCGCTTGTGGCGTGAGACGGCGACCGAGGTGCACAAGGAATTCCCCGACGTCGCCCTCGAGCATCAGCTGGTCGACTCCTGCGCGATGCGCCTCATCACGGCGGCGCGCTCGTTCGACGTCATCGTGACCGAGAACATGTTCGGCGACATCCTCACCGACGAAGCGTCCGTGCTGGCCGGCTCGCTCGGGCTTTTGCCCAGCGCCTCGCTGGGCGATGGCACCAATGGCGTCTACGAGCCGATCCACGGCTCCGCGCCGGACATCGCGGGCAAAGACATCGCGAACCCCACCGGGACCATTCTGAGCGCGGCCATGCTGCTGCGTCACTCCTTGGGCCTCACCGCGGAAGCCGAAGCGGTGGAACGCGCGGTGGACGACGTGATCAACTCGGGCGCACGCACTGCCGACATGGCCGGTGCAGGTGGGGAATCTCTCTCCACCAGCGCTTTCG
- the ilvB gene encoding biosynthetic-type acetolactate synthase large subunit, protein MSADGRVGADARRTGAQIIWEALIREEVKVVFGYPGGAIMPAYDSILQYPIHHVLVRHEQGAAHMADGYARASGEVGVCIATSGPGATNLVTGIATAMLDSVPMVCITGQVNSKLIGSDAFQETDITGVTLPITKHNYVVSDVNKIASTIREAFYIARSGRPGPVLVDITKDAQQATTVPVWSDEPVRLPGYRPDHRTSVEDLERAAEMIASAKRPIIFAGHGIVRAEATRLLLEFVEKTGIPVATTLLGLGGFPATHPASLGMMGMHGEAWVNQAIQEADLLLALGMRFDDRVTGNLKNYAVHAKKIHFELDPAEINKNVRVDLRLVGDVKDTLRALLPKLAPRNCKPWMDSINSMKGDSAVRDIQKMPHDGRLFAAHVMHDLWRITEGKAIVVTDVGQHQMWEAQYYKHDHPRKLITSGGLGTMGFALPAAIGARFAKKEEEIWVIAGDGGFQMTACELSTAAQEGIKINIAIINNGYLGMVRQWQEFFYDGRYSATPLRSPDFVKLAEAHGHTGLRVTKREEVEETVARARSTPGTVLIDFRVEQEDSVYPMVAAGADLHDMIRRPSPIVETADDE, encoded by the coding sequence ATGAGCGCTGACGGTCGTGTGGGCGCCGATGCTCGGCGCACCGGTGCACAAATCATTTGGGAAGCCTTGATCCGCGAAGAGGTCAAAGTCGTATTCGGCTACCCCGGCGGCGCCATCATGCCGGCGTACGACTCCATCCTTCAGTATCCCATCCATCACGTGTTGGTGCGCCACGAACAGGGCGCAGCTCACATGGCCGACGGATACGCGCGCGCATCGGGAGAAGTGGGCGTTTGCATCGCCACCTCGGGACCGGGTGCCACCAACTTGGTGACCGGCATCGCCACCGCCATGCTCGATTCGGTGCCCATGGTGTGCATCACCGGGCAGGTGAATTCGAAACTCATTGGGAGCGACGCCTTCCAGGAGACGGATATCACTGGCGTGACGCTTCCAATTACGAAACATAATTACGTCGTCAGCGACGTAAACAAGATTGCATCGACCATTCGCGAGGCTTTCTACATCGCGCGATCGGGCCGTCCCGGTCCGGTTTTGGTCGATATCACCAAAGACGCACAACAGGCCACCACCGTCCCCGTTTGGAGCGACGAGCCCGTGCGGCTACCGGGCTATCGCCCCGACCACCGAACGAGCGTGGAAGATCTCGAGCGCGCCGCCGAGATGATTGCCTCGGCGAAGCGGCCGATCATCTTCGCGGGACACGGCATCGTGCGCGCCGAGGCGACCCGTCTGCTGCTCGAGTTCGTAGAGAAAACCGGGATCCCCGTCGCGACCACCTTGTTGGGGCTTGGCGGCTTTCCTGCCACCCATCCGGCCAGCTTGGGCATGATGGGCATGCACGGCGAAGCGTGGGTCAATCAAGCCATTCAGGAGGCCGACCTGCTGTTGGCGCTGGGAATGCGATTCGACGATCGCGTAACCGGTAATTTGAAAAACTATGCCGTCCACGCCAAGAAGATTCATTTCGAGCTGGATCCGGCGGAGATAAACAAAAACGTCCGCGTCGATCTGCGCCTCGTTGGCGATGTGAAAGACACCTTGCGCGCGCTGCTTCCGAAGCTCGCACCGCGCAATTGCAAGCCGTGGATGGACAGCATTAACTCGATGAAAGGCGATTCGGCGGTGCGCGACATTCAAAAAATGCCGCACGACGGTCGCTTGTTCGCCGCGCACGTGATGCACGATCTCTGGCGCATCACCGAGGGCAAGGCCATCGTGGTGACCGATGTCGGCCAGCACCAAATGTGGGAAGCGCAATATTACAAGCACGACCACCCGCGGAAACTCATTACGTCCGGCGGATTGGGGACCATGGGTTTCGCACTGCCCGCGGCCATCGGCGCCCGGTTCGCGAAGAAGGAAGAGGAAATCTGGGTCATCGCCGGAGACGGCGGGTTTCAGATGACCGCCTGCGAGCTATCGACCGCCGCGCAGGAAGGAATCAAGATCAACATTGCTATCATCAACAATGGGTATTTGGGGATGGTGCGGCAATGGCAAGAATTTTTCTATGATGGTCGATATTCCGCGACGCCCTTGCGCAGCCCCGATTTCGTGAAACTTGCGGAAGCTCACGGCCATACGGGATTGCGGGTGACCAAGCGGGAGGAGGTCGAGGAAACGGTGGCGCGGGCGCGGTCGACCCCCGGAACCGTTCTCATCGATTTTAGGGTCGAGCAGGAAGACAGTGTCTACCCGATGGTCGCGGCAGGCGCGGATTTGCACGACATGATCCGCCGGCCGAGCCCGATCGTAGAGACGGCGGATGACGAATGA
- a CDS encoding phytanoyl-CoA dioxygenase family protein has translation MPADVESAIAHFLEHGYARLGKIADEATLEALRQRANALMLGEIQIPGLFFQLDSHTGEYEDLTYGLGYQGPSLDYRKLEKLERDPLYLAWIENPIFERIARAVIGDDVVIYRAIVMNKSATGGSPLPWHQDGGRFWGLDREPTLQIWTALDDAPLESGCVEVLPGSHRRGLVTPLGGVVGENFVQEHHANDSAVPLPAAAGEVILLHNQLWHRSGRNTTGRPRRAFSVCYMDAATRCLRKKRAPRTFTRVFVREC, from the coding sequence ATGCCCGCTGACGTCGAATCCGCGATCGCGCATTTTCTCGAGCATGGCTACGCTCGGCTGGGAAAAATCGCAGACGAGGCCACGTTGGAGGCGCTTCGCCAGCGTGCCAACGCGCTGATGCTCGGGGAAATCCAGATCCCGGGGCTCTTCTTTCAGCTCGATTCCCATACGGGAGAGTACGAGGATCTGACCTACGGCCTCGGCTACCAGGGCCCGAGTCTCGACTACCGCAAGCTGGAAAAGCTCGAGCGCGATCCGCTGTATCTGGCGTGGATCGAGAACCCCATCTTCGAGCGCATCGCGCGGGCGGTGATCGGTGACGACGTGGTGATTTACCGCGCCATCGTGATGAACAAGAGCGCCACGGGCGGCTCGCCGTTGCCGTGGCATCAGGACGGCGGGCGCTTTTGGGGGCTCGATCGCGAGCCGACCCTTCAAATTTGGACGGCGCTCGACGATGCGCCGCTCGAGTCGGGGTGCGTCGAGGTTCTACCCGGAAGCCATCGCCGCGGTCTGGTGACGCCGCTTGGAGGCGTGGTGGGGGAGAACTTCGTCCAAGAGCACCACGCGAACGACTCCGCGGTTCCTTTGCCGGCCGCCGCCGGCGAGGTGATTCTTCTGCACAATCAGCTTTGGCATCGCTCGGGGCGCAACACCACGGGCCGGCCCCGGCGAGCCTTCAGCGTTTGTTACATGGATGCGGCGACGCGCTGCCTGCGAAAGAAGCGCGCCCCCCGCACCTTCACGCGCGTCTTCGTCAGGGAATGTTGA
- the leuC gene encoding 3-isopropylmalate dehydratase large subunit, which translates to MPQTLFEKIWNAHVVAEEEGRPALVYIDLHLIHEVTSPQAFSGLRARGIRVRRPDRTVATMDHSTPTLPRSLAIVDAQAQAQLRTLEENCAEFGIALHGLDSDKQGIVHVIGPELGHTQPGRTIVCGDSHTSTHGAFGALAFGIGTSEVEHVLATQCLLQRKPKTLEVRVSGKLRDGTSAKDIILAMCAKIGVGGATGHVIEYTGEAIRALDMEGRMTVCNMSIEAGARAGMVAPDDVTFAYLSGREHAPKGAAWDVALTRWRELRTDEGATFDRHVDIDASSLEPMITYGTNPGMGMPITGNVPSPDDAPDATARAALEKALRYMDIAPGAPLLGKKINTVFVGSCTNSRLGDLRAAASVLRGRHVAKGVRALIVPGSKAIKREAEAEGLDRVFREAGAEWREAGCSMCIAMNGDQLERGEYAVSTSNRNFEGRQGPGSRTFLASPLTAAAAAVTGCITDVRTLLGGAS; encoded by the coding sequence ATGCCGCAAACGCTCTTCGAGAAAATATGGAATGCGCACGTGGTGGCCGAAGAAGAAGGCCGCCCGGCGCTCGTGTACATCGACCTGCATCTGATCCACGAGGTGACCTCGCCGCAAGCCTTCTCGGGGCTTCGCGCGCGGGGGATCCGCGTGCGCAGGCCGGATCGCACGGTGGCGACGATGGACCACTCGACGCCCACGCTTCCACGGTCGCTCGCGATCGTGGACGCGCAGGCGCAGGCGCAATTGAGGACGCTGGAAGAAAATTGCGCCGAGTTTGGCATTGCGCTGCACGGACTCGATTCGGACAAGCAGGGCATCGTGCACGTGATCGGCCCGGAGCTGGGGCACACGCAGCCGGGCCGCACCATCGTTTGCGGCGATAGCCACACGTCGACGCACGGTGCCTTTGGCGCGCTCGCCTTCGGCATCGGCACCAGCGAAGTCGAGCACGTGCTCGCCACGCAGTGCCTTCTGCAGCGAAAACCGAAGACGCTCGAGGTGCGCGTCTCCGGCAAGCTGCGGGATGGGACGTCGGCCAAGGACATCATTTTGGCGATGTGCGCGAAGATTGGCGTGGGCGGTGCCACCGGTCACGTCATCGAGTACACCGGCGAGGCCATTCGCGCGCTCGACATGGAGGGGCGGATGACCGTCTGCAACATGTCCATCGAGGCGGGAGCCCGCGCCGGCATGGTCGCGCCGGACGACGTGACGTTCGCGTACCTCTCGGGCCGCGAGCACGCGCCCAAGGGGGCTGCGTGGGACGTGGCGCTCACGCGCTGGCGTGAGCTGCGCACGGACGAGGGCGCGACGTTCGATCGGCACGTGGACATCGATGCGTCGTCGCTCGAGCCGATGATCACGTACGGAACGAACCCCGGCATGGGCATGCCCATCACGGGCAATGTTCCTTCGCCGGACGACGCGCCGGATGCGACGGCCCGCGCGGCGCTGGAGAAGGCGCTTCGCTACATGGATATCGCGCCGGGGGCGCCGCTCCTGGGCAAGAAGATCAACACGGTGTTCGTAGGCTCGTGCACCAACTCGCGTCTGGGCGATCTTCGCGCGGCCGCGTCGGTGCTTCGCGGGCGGCACGTGGCCAAAGGCGTGCGCGCGCTCATCGTCCCGGGCTCGAAGGCCATCAAGCGCGAGGCCGAGGCCGAGGGGCTCGATCGCGTCTTCCGCGAGGCGGGCGCCGAGTGGCGGGAGGCGGGCTGCTCGATGTGCATCGCCATGAACGGCGACCAACTCGAACGCGGCGAATATGCCGTGAGCACCAGCAACCGCAACTTCGAGGGCCGTCAAGGACCGGGATCGCGCACCTTCCTCGCGTCACCGCTCACCGCGGCCGCGGCCGCGGTCACGGGGTGCATCACGGATGTGCGCACGCTTCTCGGAGGTGCATCATGA
- the ilvC gene encoding ketol-acid reductoisomerase — translation MAKIYYDKDADLGIIRKKKVAIIGYGSQGHAHALNLKDSGVDVRVGLHSSSKSIAKAKASGLEVSPVAEASAWADVIMVLIPDTSQAKIYNEAIASNLSAGKTLMFAHGFNIRFKTIEPRADVDVSMVAPKGPGHRVRETFEANGGVPALIAVHQNASGKAKELALSYAAGLGATRAGVLETTFAEETETDLFGEQAVLCGGASELVKAGFQTLVDAGYQPEIAYFECLHELKLIVDLMYRGGLNYMRYSVSDTAEYGDYVSGPRVINPETRATMKKILAEIQDGTFAKNWIEENATGRKSFEGTRQKERDQKLEVVGAELRSMMPFLDPVTIKPGD, via the coding sequence ATGGCTAAGATCTATTACGATAAAGATGCAGACCTCGGGATCATCCGCAAGAAGAAGGTCGCCATCATCGGCTACGGGTCGCAGGGACACGCGCACGCGCTGAACCTGAAAGACAGCGGCGTCGATGTGCGGGTGGGTCTGCACTCCTCGAGCAAGAGCATCGCCAAGGCGAAGGCTTCCGGTCTCGAGGTCTCGCCCGTCGCAGAGGCCTCCGCGTGGGCCGACGTCATCATGGTTCTCATCCCCGATACGTCGCAGGCGAAGATTTACAACGAGGCGATTGCCAGCAATCTCTCCGCGGGCAAGACATTGATGTTCGCCCACGGCTTCAACATTCGATTCAAGACGATCGAGCCGCGCGCGGACGTCGACGTGAGCATGGTGGCCCCCAAGGGCCCCGGCCACCGGGTGCGCGAGACCTTCGAGGCGAACGGTGGCGTGCCGGCGCTGATTGCCGTGCACCAGAATGCGAGCGGGAAGGCGAAAGAGCTGGCCCTCTCGTACGCCGCGGGACTCGGAGCGACCCGCGCGGGCGTTCTGGAGACGACGTTCGCCGAGGAGACGGAGACCGACTTGTTCGGTGAGCAGGCGGTGTTGTGTGGTGGTGCAAGCGAACTGGTGAAAGCCGGCTTCCAGACCTTGGTCGACGCGGGCTACCAGCCGGAGATTGCCTACTTCGAGTGCTTGCACGAGCTGAAGTTGATCGTCGACCTGATGTACCGGGGCGGCCTCAATTACATGCGTTACTCGGTGAGCGACACCGCCGAGTACGGCGATTACGTCTCGGGGCCGCGGGTCATCAACCCGGAGACGCGCGCCACGATGAAGAAGATTCTTGCCGAGATTCAAGATGGCACCTTCGCCAAGAATTGGATCGAGGAGAACGCGACCGGTCGCAAGTCCTTCGAGGGCACGCGACAGAAGGAACGCGATCAGAAGCTCGAAGTGGTGGGGGCAGAATTGCGCAGCATGATGCCGTTTTTGGATCCGGTAACGATTAAACCTGGCGACTGA